The Vibrio splendidus genome has a window encoding:
- a CDS encoding ABC transporter permease, giving the protein MIKLNPLTLKQIKRFKQIKRGYWSLIILSVMLLLSLFAEALINSKALVVRYQGEYYFPIVSDVYSGKTFGLESSGEANYRLLQLALKDKNNGDFAILPLVPWNPYEQDFSGEYPPHAPSAYSKHYLGTDVIGRDILARLVYGFRTAMGFALITMIIAYSIGVTVGCAMGFFGGKFDLIVQRIIETWSMVPFLYVIMILVSIAQPTFMLFVLINVTFGWMGITWYMRTMTYRESAREYVLAAKALGASTARIIFHHILPNTMVMIVTLAPFTIAANITALTALDYLGLGLIPPTPSWGELLQQGKSNLDSPWIVGSVVTAIVGVLVMVTFIGEAIRTAFDPKKYTVYR; this is encoded by the coding sequence ATGATTAAATTAAATCCGCTGACGCTAAAGCAGATCAAGCGATTCAAACAAATAAAGCGTGGATACTGGTCGCTGATAATTCTATCTGTAATGTTGTTACTGTCTCTTTTTGCTGAAGCGTTGATCAACAGTAAGGCTTTGGTGGTGCGTTATCAGGGGGAATATTACTTTCCCATTGTATCTGATGTTTACTCAGGTAAGACATTTGGTTTGGAGTCTTCGGGAGAGGCAAACTATCGACTGCTTCAATTAGCGCTTAAAGATAAAAACAATGGCGACTTTGCGATTCTACCTTTAGTGCCTTGGAATCCTTATGAACAAGACTTCTCCGGCGAATATCCACCACATGCTCCAAGTGCCTACTCAAAGCACTATTTGGGCACTGACGTAATCGGGCGGGATATTTTAGCCAGACTGGTTTACGGATTCAGAACTGCAATGGGATTTGCTCTGATAACAATGATCATTGCATACAGCATTGGTGTAACAGTGGGCTGTGCAATGGGTTTCTTTGGTGGCAAGTTTGATCTGATTGTTCAAAGAATCATTGAGACTTGGTCAATGGTGCCGTTCCTTTACGTGATCATGATTTTGGTTTCGATAGCGCAACCAACGTTTATGCTTTTCGTATTGATTAATGTGACTTTTGGATGGATGGGTATTACTTGGTATATGCGGACGATGACCTACAGAGAATCGGCCCGAGAGTATGTCTTAGCAGCAAAGGCTTTAGGAGCATCAACAGCAAGGATCATCTTTCACCATATTTTACCCAACACGATGGTGATGATCGTCACTCTGGCGCCTTTCACTATTGCTGCAAACATTACAGCTCTTACCGCATTGGATTATTTAGGTTTAGGTCTTATTCCACCTACCCCTAGCTGGGGGGAGCTTCTTCAGCAAGGTAAGTCAAACTTAGATTCCCCATGGATTGTTGGTTCTGTTGTGACCGCAATTGTCGGTGTGTTGGTTATGGTTACATTCATTGGTGAAGCGATAAGAACAGCCTTTGATCCAAAAAAATACACAGTTTATAGATAA
- a CDS encoding extracellular solute-binding protein yields the protein MYRYGLFALLLSFLAQAQQTPDNLEWHSNWVDPVFASDEAKRGGTLRSYMPSFPQTLRSVGPDANSGIRFYLMDGTPKLSQRHPNTDRWIPQLANEWAFGDDHKTVYFKLNPDAKWSDGESVTADDYLFMLTYYRSKDIIDPWYNDFFRNSIKAVEKFDDYTISITMAEPKSNDELMALINMPSHGVQPRPKHHFVDINDGNKDGMDDNFVRKYNFKSEPTTSPYYISKVNKGRSITFSHVGDSWWGYGNKYYQNRFNVEKLRIKVIRDSDIARKHFEKGKLDTFAMVQPQLWHEKTSSEPFSHGFIQKFWGFNQRPQGAGGLWINTSMPLLNNINVRKGITYATDFDGMIKNVLRGDYSRKPHAMGFGHGKYDLEGVEAPPFRPELAIGYFESAGFDSIGSDGIRMNASGVRLSFKITYGYNIWTPRVAYLKEQAKLAGLELNLNLVDGSAAFKFILEKKHQLAFLNMGGGEIPAYKEYFHSTNANRPQTNNHTNFSSPELDQKIEAFISEFDMERKQQLSQNIQRKIKDAYVIVPGYMVPYTRDAYWRWIKFPKNPMTKKTGAMFNILDTSNFWIDTDLKEETQLASKEGKAYPPITIIDDRYKL from the coding sequence ATGTACAGATATGGACTATTCGCTTTGTTGTTGAGTTTTCTAGCTCAAGCACAGCAAACACCAGACAATTTGGAATGGCATAGTAACTGGGTTGATCCAGTATTTGCGTCTGATGAAGCTAAGCGCGGAGGCACACTACGCAGCTATATGCCTAGCTTTCCACAAACACTGCGTTCAGTTGGCCCTGACGCGAACTCTGGCATTCGTTTCTATTTAATGGATGGCACACCTAAATTGTCGCAACGACATCCAAATACAGACCGCTGGATCCCTCAACTGGCGAATGAATGGGCATTTGGGGATGATCACAAGACAGTTTATTTCAAACTGAATCCTGATGCGAAATGGTCTGACGGAGAGAGCGTAACGGCTGACGACTATCTATTTATGCTGACGTATTACCGTTCGAAAGACATTATTGATCCTTGGTATAACGACTTTTTCCGCAACAGCATCAAGGCCGTTGAAAAATTCGACGACTATACGATCAGTATTACGATGGCCGAGCCTAAAAGTAATGATGAACTTATGGCTCTTATCAATATGCCGAGTCACGGAGTACAGCCTCGTCCTAAGCATCATTTTGTTGATATTAACGATGGGAATAAGGATGGCATGGATGATAATTTTGTTCGTAAATACAACTTCAAGTCAGAGCCTACAACGTCGCCTTATTACATATCGAAAGTAAATAAAGGCCGCAGCATTACTTTTTCACATGTTGGTGATAGCTGGTGGGGGTACGGAAATAAATACTATCAAAACCGATTTAACGTGGAAAAACTTCGCATCAAGGTAATTCGTGATAGTGATATTGCACGTAAGCACTTTGAAAAGGGAAAGTTAGACACGTTTGCGATGGTACAGCCTCAACTGTGGCATGAGAAAACCAGCTCAGAACCTTTTAGCCATGGTTTTATCCAAAAATTCTGGGGCTTCAATCAAAGGCCACAAGGCGCTGGCGGTTTATGGATAAATACATCCATGCCACTGCTGAACAACATTAATGTTCGAAAAGGCATTACTTACGCTACTGACTTTGATGGCATGATCAAAAACGTGTTGCGAGGCGATTACTCCAGAAAACCTCATGCTATGGGATTTGGACACGGTAAATACGATTTAGAGGGTGTAGAGGCTCCACCGTTTAGACCTGAACTGGCGATTGGTTATTTCGAATCTGCAGGTTTCGATAGTATCGGTTCTGATGGTATTCGTATGAATGCCAGTGGGGTTCGTTTGAGTTTCAAAATCACATATGGCTACAACATTTGGACACCAAGAGTTGCCTATCTAAAAGAGCAAGCGAAGTTAGCTGGTCTAGAGCTCAACTTAAACCTTGTTGATGGTTCTGCTGCATTCAAATTTATTCTCGAGAAAAAACACCAGCTTGCTTTTCTTAATATGGGCGGAGGGGAGATACCAGCTTACAAAGAGTACTTTCACTCGACAAATGCCAACCGTCCTCAAACTAATAATCATACAAATTTCAGTTCACCAGAGCTAGATCAGAAAATTGAGGCGTTTATTTCTGAGTTTGATATGGAAAGGAAACAGCAGCTATCTCAGAACATCCAAAGAAAAATAAAAGATGCGTATGTCATTGTGCCTGGCTATATGGTGCCTTATACACGAGATGCCTACTGGCGTTGGATTAAGTTCCCAAAGAACCCAATGACGAAGAAGACTGGCGCCATGTTTAATATTTTAGATACCAGTAATTTCTGGATTGATACAGACCTAAAAGAAGAAACTCAGTTGGCTTCTAAAGAAGGTAAAGCATATCCACCCATCACCATCATTGATGACAGATATAAGCTCTAA
- a CDS encoding ABC transporter ATP-binding protein, translating to MNQNIVLKVRDLEAEFSTDEGIVKILKGVSFDVKSGQTLGLVGESGSGKSVTSMSIMGLLPKPYGKVTAGKIIYRDTDLTEVPEHEMHKMRGNRISIIFQDPMTALNPVQTIGKQIVEVLDLHHNQMSKSEKIEYGIGLLEKVEIPMPKLRFKEYPHSLSGGMRQRVMIAIALACKPDILICDEPTTALDVTVQASILELIRELQEETGMAVIFITHDLGVVAEICDEVAVMYDGRIVEHAEIFELFDHPQHPYTKRLLSLIPDLNVEPKQTIQINPIDLNEFPEYKGN from the coding sequence ATGAACCAAAATATTGTACTAAAAGTTCGTGACTTAGAAGCAGAGTTCAGTACTGATGAAGGCATTGTCAAGATACTGAAAGGTGTGTCCTTTGACGTGAAATCAGGCCAAACACTCGGTTTGGTTGGGGAATCGGGCAGTGGGAAGAGCGTAACTTCCATGTCTATTATGGGACTACTTCCTAAGCCTTATGGAAAGGTCACGGCTGGAAAAATAATTTATCGTGATACAGACCTTACAGAGGTACCTGAACATGAGATGCATAAGATGCGTGGGAACCGTATCTCAATCATTTTCCAAGACCCTATGACTGCCTTGAACCCTGTTCAGACAATTGGCAAGCAGATTGTCGAGGTTCTGGATTTGCACCATAACCAGATGTCTAAGTCTGAAAAGATAGAGTACGGAATTGGTTTGCTTGAGAAAGTTGAAATTCCAATGCCGAAACTACGTTTTAAAGAATACCCTCATAGCCTGTCAGGGGGGATGCGACAAAGGGTAATGATTGCAATAGCTCTTGCATGTAAGCCTGACATCTTGATATGCGATGAGCCGACGACTGCATTAGATGTAACGGTTCAAGCATCAATTTTGGAACTGATAAGAGAGCTTCAAGAAGAGACCGGGATGGCAGTGATCTTTATCACTCATGATCTAGGTGTTGTTGCGGAAATTTGCGATGAAGTCGCTGTGATGTATGACGGACGTATTGTTGAGCATGCAGAAATTTTCGAACTTTTCGATCACCCACAACATCCGTATACAAAAAGACTCTTGAGCTTAATTCCAGATCTCAATGTCGAGCCGAAACAAACCATTCAAATCAACCCAATTGATTTGAATGAATTCCCAGAATACAAGGGGAATTGA
- a CDS encoding ABC transporter ATP-binding protein produces the protein MSEVIRIEGLKQHFLSGKNLFKKGYVIKAVDGVSFSVKQGETLGLVGESGCGKSTLGRTLLKLYEPSAGKIFFEGEDITHYSTKRMRPLRRDMQIVFQDPLESLNQRHTVGGILEEPFIIHGIGSKKDRKQWVLELLDKIGLPHFAVTRYPHEFSGGQRQRIGIARAIALKPKLLICDESVSALDVSVQAQILNLLLKIQKEMNLSIIFISHDLSVVKHISDNVVVMKKGKIIEFGSVEDVYKNPKEEYTKTLLASIPITHPSQRNKIKTTRLVKQA, from the coding sequence ATGTCAGAAGTCATTAGAATTGAAGGGCTAAAACAGCATTTTCTATCAGGTAAGAACCTATTTAAGAAAGGTTATGTAATCAAGGCTGTTGACGGTGTTTCATTCTCAGTGAAGCAAGGTGAGACGTTAGGTCTGGTTGGAGAGTCTGGCTGTGGAAAAAGTACGCTTGGTAGAACATTACTCAAACTGTATGAGCCATCCGCTGGGAAGATCTTTTTCGAAGGCGAAGACATCACCCATTACAGTACAAAAAGAATGCGTCCACTTCGTCGAGATATGCAGATTGTATTTCAGGATCCTCTAGAATCATTGAATCAGAGGCATACAGTAGGCGGCATACTTGAAGAACCTTTTATTATTCATGGGATTGGTTCAAAGAAAGACCGAAAGCAATGGGTTTTAGAGCTACTCGATAAGATCGGATTACCTCACTTCGCCGTAACCCGTTATCCGCACGAGTTTTCTGGAGGGCAAAGGCAGCGTATAGGCATAGCAAGAGCAATAGCATTAAAGCCAAAGTTATTGATTTGCGATGAGTCAGTATCGGCATTAGATGTTTCTGTGCAAGCACAGATATTGAACTTATTACTAAAAATACAAAAAGAGATGAACCTTTCCATTATTTTTATTTCACATGATCTCTCTGTCGTTAAGCACATTTCAGATAATGTGGTCGTAATGAAAAAAGGTAAAATAATTGAGTTTGGAAGTGTGGAAGACGTTTATAAAAACCCAAAAGAAGAATATACAAAAACTCTATTGGCGTCGATTCCAATAACGCATCCATCTCAAAGGAACAAAATAAAAACAACGAGGTTAGTTAAACAGGCTTAA
- a CDS encoding zinc-dependent metalloprotease: protein MFKHAIIAASIAAILSGCGAEDRAYDTYEKPTEEISVQSLDTESLWMYMPSTGEAPRYAMTQRGFFQGDPKLVTLRFDETNGIYVEEVDRDKVNATDESRWDAEINRAPVLKIPGEFRQYRCAENSYGECTNKEEINADEDVPWSQATHFVPKYEEIQSLSQDTIRAWYTSSNVTESAEPRLISYEYDPEGGVINVEVERTFTAEAEDQYQFGGELNDLSFKTRFFYSLVKLDKLASENYEPIYYQGQDSAYFGFFNDSKEVKTHTGESNVQGSRFSYINRFNPDLESIDYYLSDSYFDDGNEAYLQLTLDTMKEVNQSLEGTGVPRINIVNSDKKAGVQTGDLRYNVFNLIADPVDNGLLGYGPSATNPLTGEIIHAHVNQYLGVIRSASRRTWDDLAKRYNRQEIAKVQPAVVVEKSNASKSSAEPTEIDLFNKMLEEDRGPSVNVPALSEREINLVAKDNLVDSLPEADLDFKYDTSNQDLALQSFYKRQDMLKRFSEQNVYSVDAMWLSTQSKGLVKGLDYAQGGYFADADQSKMKTWEELTIDQQKLASQAISKHMFKSTLIHELGHNLGLRHNFMGSTDESHFYTEAELAQSKIGHLDKPAAYSSIMDYGASIFDELLTFGKYDKAALRFAYARQVETNELIVNTNSEGADVAVVDATGAQKRKVYSLAEYDRQLSNDYKVYPTGVIAHLRANAGQNGIPDSLVSYRYCTDEHTTTNLLCDRFDEGTSLQEATEFRIQRYKDSYDTVNQRNGRERFEQYHQYNYFLYRMGEFQQIRDIVENVGEIDFMFARYLGANTTNNKGQVFEEIAGNNCVDFRGNTIPLENLSAGVRPICDTYNAANLAADFFLEVLTAPDKVCETEELSGVDGVPNRYRFAKLSDLWLTYQGGMSQNRDVPTSCFDEELVQMLASQANEIVIRSETRDGRVWASLKANNPYQTSSSSVDLLGVWPDKLLAAQMLVKRDTPFKSTENSSLALVDMSDKISHLYTYLSDLTGRAEARQAIFVDGNGDYVETVLKYKQDITETIEATPSYLWPMKRYFSMGGNEAFVYWTDGARQDTKVPYFGTLLKNLNKYNRANEYGLSDSVSGFSDSIHINYANSSYADEDGINFTWKGTNYSLNSRNTLANALASRALYKEDQKARVDKLNGLPYRVRNALSVFKNTRDRNEARIIAVGDKQALVALRDTTGFARWTMFDNQFEEYDEDGEKCLRFKVDGESTEDHMKRKCNPQSSLQTVQNSSIGKFEDEEHDRIFDLAQIFGNQIADNNTSSTNAAHKEVYNYDPEELRLWSSNEYTNYRRAFEQFPIFDD, encoded by the coding sequence ATGTTTAAACACGCAATTATCGCAGCAAGTATTGCCGCAATCCTCAGCGGGTGTGGGGCCGAAGATCGTGCCTATGACACCTATGAAAAACCAACCGAAGAGATTTCTGTTCAATCTCTAGATACGGAATCACTTTGGATGTACATGCCGTCGACTGGTGAAGCTCCTCGCTATGCTATGACTCAACGTGGCTTTTTCCAAGGCGATCCAAAGTTAGTAACGCTTCGTTTTGATGAAACTAATGGTATTTATGTCGAAGAAGTTGATCGCGATAAGGTCAATGCGACAGATGAAAGTCGTTGGGATGCGGAAATCAACCGTGCTCCTGTACTTAAGATTCCTGGAGAGTTCCGCCAGTATCGTTGTGCTGAAAATAGCTACGGTGAGTGTACAAACAAAGAAGAAATTAACGCCGATGAAGATGTGCCATGGAGTCAGGCGACGCACTTTGTACCTAAATATGAAGAGATTCAATCGCTATCTCAAGACACAATTAGAGCTTGGTATACCTCCAGTAACGTTACGGAGTCTGCAGAACCTCGTTTGATTTCATACGAATACGATCCTGAGGGTGGGGTAATTAACGTTGAAGTAGAACGAACCTTTACTGCAGAAGCGGAAGATCAATACCAGTTTGGTGGTGAACTTAACGACTTATCATTCAAAACACGTTTTTTCTATTCTCTTGTTAAGCTCGATAAGTTAGCAAGTGAAAATTACGAACCTATCTATTATCAAGGCCAAGACAGCGCATACTTTGGGTTCTTCAACGATAGCAAAGAAGTAAAAACTCACACCGGTGAGAGTAACGTACAGGGTTCTCGTTTTTCTTATATTAACCGATTCAATCCGGATCTAGAGTCGATCGATTACTACTTAAGCGACAGTTACTTCGATGATGGCAATGAAGCGTACCTGCAGCTTACTCTTGATACTATGAAAGAGGTAAATCAATCATTAGAAGGCACGGGAGTTCCTCGCATTAACATTGTTAATAGTGATAAGAAAGCGGGTGTGCAAACTGGTGACTTACGTTATAACGTGTTCAACTTGATCGCGGATCCGGTAGACAACGGACTTCTTGGTTATGGCCCATCGGCCACTAACCCATTAACGGGCGAAATTATTCATGCGCATGTTAACCAATACCTAGGTGTCATTCGCTCGGCAAGTCGTCGTACATGGGATGACCTTGCGAAACGCTACAACCGCCAAGAAATTGCAAAAGTACAACCTGCGGTTGTGGTGGAAAAAAGCAATGCTTCGAAATCAAGCGCTGAGCCAACCGAAATTGATTTGTTCAATAAAATGCTCGAGGAAGATCGAGGACCATCGGTCAATGTTCCAGCGTTGAGTGAACGTGAAATTAATTTGGTGGCCAAAGATAATTTAGTCGATTCACTTCCTGAAGCTGATTTGGATTTCAAATACGATACCAGCAACCAAGATCTCGCTCTACAGTCATTCTATAAACGCCAAGATATGTTGAAACGGTTCTCTGAGCAGAATGTATATAGCGTTGATGCGATGTGGTTAAGTACCCAATCAAAGGGCTTAGTGAAGGGCTTAGATTATGCCCAAGGTGGCTATTTCGCCGACGCTGATCAAAGCAAAATGAAAACGTGGGAAGAACTGACGATTGATCAGCAGAAGTTAGCAAGCCAAGCGATTTCGAAACACATGTTCAAATCAACATTGATTCATGAACTTGGGCATAACCTTGGTTTACGTCATAACTTTATGGGTTCCACAGATGAAAGCCATTTCTATACAGAGGCTGAGCTTGCACAAAGCAAAATTGGGCACCTTGATAAGCCAGCGGCCTACAGTTCGATCATGGATTACGGTGCATCAATATTTGATGAACTGCTGACGTTCGGTAAGTACGACAAGGCCGCTTTACGTTTTGCTTATGCTCGTCAGGTTGAAACAAATGAGCTCATCGTTAACACAAATAGCGAAGGTGCTGATGTCGCTGTAGTAGACGCCACTGGAGCTCAAAAGCGTAAAGTATATTCTTTGGCTGAGTATGACCGTCAGCTATCTAATGACTATAAGGTTTATCCAACGGGTGTTATTGCACACTTGAGAGCTAACGCTGGTCAAAATGGTATTCCAGATTCGTTAGTGAGCTATCGCTATTGTACGGATGAACACACGACCACTAACTTGTTATGTGATCGTTTTGATGAAGGTACAAGCCTTCAAGAAGCTACGGAGTTTAGAATTCAGCGATACAAAGATAGTTATGACACGGTTAACCAAAGAAATGGACGTGAGAGATTTGAACAGTACCATCAATATAATTACTTCTTATATCGAATGGGAGAGTTCCAACAAATTCGAGATATCGTTGAAAATGTTGGTGAAATTGACTTCATGTTTGCTCGTTACTTAGGCGCAAATACAACGAATAACAAAGGGCAAGTTTTCGAAGAAATAGCGGGAAACAACTGCGTGGATTTTCGAGGTAATACTATTCCATTAGAAAATTTGTCTGCAGGTGTTCGTCCAATTTGTGATACCTACAATGCAGCTAATTTAGCGGCAGATTTCTTCTTAGAAGTGCTAACTGCACCTGATAAGGTGTGTGAAACTGAAGAGTTGAGTGGTGTGGATGGAGTCCCTAACCGCTATCGTTTCGCCAAATTATCTGATCTTTGGTTAACGTATCAAGGTGGTATGTCGCAAAATCGCGATGTTCCAACCAGTTGTTTCGATGAAGAGTTAGTTCAGATGTTAGCAAGCCAAGCTAACGAGATCGTAATTCGTTCTGAAACTCGAGATGGAAGAGTATGGGCTAGCTTAAAAGCGAATAACCCTTACCAAACATCGTCTTCTTCTGTTGATTTGTTAGGCGTATGGCCAGACAAACTACTAGCAGCGCAGATGTTAGTTAAACGTGATACACCTTTCAAATCAACAGAGAATTCGAGCTTAGCGTTGGTTGATATGTCAGACAAAATTTCACATTTGTATACGTATCTATCCGATTTAACGGGTAGAGCTGAAGCTCGCCAAGCTATTTTTGTTGATGGGAATGGAGATTACGTAGAGACAGTTCTAAAGTACAAGCAAGACATTACCGAAACAATTGAGGCGACACCTTCATACCTATGGCCAATGAAGCGCTACTTCTCAATGGGCGGTAATGAAGCATTTGTGTATTGGACTGATGGAGCTAGACAAGATACTAAGGTGCCGTATTTCGGTACGCTTCTGAAGAACTTAAACAAATACAATCGAGCAAATGAGTATGGTTTGAGTGATTCTGTATCTGGGTTTAGCGACTCTATCCACATCAACTATGCGAATAGTAGTTATGCCGACGAAGATGGGATTAACTTTACTTGGAAAGGGACAAATTATTCGTTGAATTCACGTAATACACTTGCAAATGCTTTAGCTTCACGCGCTTTGTATAAAGAAGACCAAAAAGCACGAGTCGATAAATTGAATGGTTTGCCATATCGAGTTCGTAATGCACTTTCTGTGTTTAAGAATACTCGAGATCGTAACGAAGCACGTATTATTGCGGTCGGTGATAAGCAGGCTCTAGTCGCTCTTCGAGATACTACAGGATTCGCGCGTTGGACTATGTTTGATAACCAATTTGAAGAATATGACGAAGATGGTGAGAAATGTTTACGATTTAAAGTCGATGGCGAGTCGACCGAAGATCATATGAAACGTAAGTGTAACCCTCAGTCAAGCTTGCAAACAGTACAAAATAGTTCGATTGGTAAATTTGAAGATGAAGAGCACGACCGTATATTCGATTTGGCGCAAATCTTTGGTAACCAGATAGCGGATAACAACACCAGTTCGACGAATGCTGCTCATAAAGAAGTGTATAACTATGATCCTGAAGAGTTAAGACTTTGGAGCTCTAACGAATACACAAACTATCGTCGCGCATTTGAACAGTTCCCCATTTTCGATGACTAA
- a CDS encoding response regulator produces MTNPKLVIVEDDPILREMLQEYFESQSFEVVTISDGALACEQILTIQPDIVLLDLMLPEVDGLTICRQVRSQFNGKILILTASDDDFDHVAALETGADDFISKPIRQRVLLARVRMLLRRIPESSVSAEVSKNELVFGKLSLNRVTKVCTHIGQDISIAESEFELLWLLASSPEQVLSRNFLTQELRGVDYDGIDRFIDNKIVILRKKLNDITVPPKKIITVRGKGYLFVPERW; encoded by the coding sequence ATGACCAACCCGAAACTCGTGATCGTAGAAGACGATCCCATCTTAAGAGAGATGTTACAGGAATACTTTGAAAGCCAATCTTTTGAAGTCGTCACTATTTCTGATGGAGCATTAGCGTGTGAGCAAATTTTAACTATTCAGCCCGATATTGTTCTACTTGATCTCATGTTGCCAGAAGTTGATGGACTGACTATTTGCCGACAAGTGCGAAGTCAGTTTAATGGAAAAATACTGATTCTTACGGCGAGCGATGATGATTTCGATCATGTAGCCGCTTTAGAAACTGGCGCCGATGACTTTATTAGTAAACCCATTCGTCAAAGAGTGTTACTGGCGAGAGTGAGGATGCTTTTACGTCGTATCCCTGAAAGTTCTGTAAGTGCTGAAGTGAGTAAGAATGAATTGGTTTTTGGTAAGTTAAGTTTAAATCGTGTTACCAAAGTTTGTACGCATATTGGACAAGACATATCGATAGCGGAGAGTGAATTTGAATTGCTTTGGTTATTAGCTTCTTCTCCGGAGCAAGTGCTATCACGTAATTTTCTTACTCAAGAATTGAGAGGGGTAGATTACGATGGCATTGATCGTTTTATCGATAACAAAATCGTAATCTTACGTAAAAAGCTTAACGACATAACTGTCCCACCTAAAAAGATCATCACTGTAAGAGGCAAAGGCTACTTGTTCGTACCAGAACGTTGGTAA
- a CDS encoding ATP-binding protein, translated as MRRIYFEYLAGLTVIFLVSIYSYAFIVYKLSTDYEYILRDHEAEAYQELIDVVYREKGLLETQNLLKSFANKTRQNLRIIPFDNAPELVRKAFQQQGRNVYYHDEYFLWLRLVGSDELYELSKNKDSYLRKQIKFENRLIWVFAITGFAFSGLFLVWRIKRRLNNLEMATVAFSHGELLERASEKNSIKLGTLNRSFNVMADKIRDLINSNKSLTNAVAHELRTPIFRIQWQAELLSDLEPTKQQSKAIARILADTEEMEDMVDELLYYARLERGGFELLKQPIDANEWLNERFSIWEKETTLDLIKVPLKIPASFYVDLKLFNRAVDNIVRNAFKFADTKIVIELWYTDNEFVIEVHDDGKGVEAEHWPFLFDPFYSANAARNKGKTGHGLGLAIVKQVCDRHQAHVTVGESYLDGACFALSFPRLEL; from the coding sequence ATGCGACGTATCTATTTTGAATATCTAGCGGGACTGACTGTTATCTTCTTAGTGAGTATATATTCCTATGCTTTTATTGTTTACAAGTTAAGCACTGACTACGAATACATATTACGAGACCATGAAGCAGAAGCTTATCAAGAATTGATTGATGTGGTTTACCGCGAAAAAGGTTTGCTTGAAACGCAGAATCTATTAAAAAGTTTTGCAAATAAGACTCGGCAAAACCTGCGAATCATCCCATTTGATAACGCTCCAGAATTAGTGAGAAAAGCGTTTCAGCAACAAGGCCGAAATGTCTACTACCATGACGAATACTTCCTTTGGTTGAGGTTGGTTGGAAGTGATGAGTTATATGAGTTATCTAAGAACAAAGATTCTTATCTGAGGAAGCAAATCAAGTTTGAAAACCGGCTTATTTGGGTTTTTGCCATAACTGGTTTTGCGTTTAGTGGCCTGTTTTTAGTTTGGAGAATAAAGCGCCGATTAAACAACCTTGAAATGGCGACAGTAGCTTTTTCTCATGGTGAACTATTAGAGCGAGCATCTGAGAAGAACAGCATAAAATTGGGGACGTTGAACCGCAGCTTTAATGTCATGGCAGACAAGATAAGAGATTTAATCAATAGTAATAAGTCTTTGACCAACGCGGTAGCACATGAACTAAGAACCCCTATATTCCGGATTCAATGGCAAGCTGAGTTGTTGAGTGATTTGGAGCCAACGAAGCAGCAGTCTAAGGCTATAGCTCGTATTCTTGCGGATACTGAAGAAATGGAAGATATGGTCGATGAGTTGTTGTATTACGCCCGCTTGGAAAGGGGAGGTTTTGAGTTACTTAAGCAACCTATTGATGCTAATGAATGGCTAAACGAGCGTTTTAGTATCTGGGAGAAAGAGACAACCCTCGATCTCATTAAGGTGCCATTAAAAATTCCAGCCTCTTTTTATGTCGATCTAAAATTATTCAATAGGGCGGTGGATAACATCGTAAGGAATGCGTTTAAGTTTGCTGATACTAAGATCGTTATTGAGTTATGGTATACCGATAATGAATTTGTTATTGAGGTTCATGATGACGGCAAAGGCGTTGAAGCGGAGCATTGGCCTTTTTTGTTTGATCCTTTTTACAGCGCTAATGCAGCGAGGAACAAGGGGAAAACGGGCCATGGTTTAGGGTTAGCTATTGTTAAACAGGTGTGTGACCGTCACCAAGCACATGTCACTGTTGGTGAAAGTTACTTGGATGGTGCTTGTTTTGCCTTGTCGTTTCCTCGGCTTGAGCTATAA